From the Chloroflexota bacterium genome, the window ATCTCACACGTCAACCTCGGACCAACCGAAACCACCCAATCGCCCGTCAGTGAATCATCCGTGGCGGCGTTCACCGATTGGGCGCGCGCGTTTCAAATCATCCCGGCAACTGACCAATCCGAAAATCTGACGCACACCCGCTAGGCGCGTGGCGTTTGACAAATCGCGGCTTTAGAATACAATGCAATCCGAACGCCGAGCTGGCGGAACTGGCAGACGCGCACGTTTCAGGGGCGTGTGGGCGAAAGTCCATCAGGGTTCAAGTCCCTGGCTCGGCATGGCGGAATTCCCCAGAGTCACCGCTCTGGGGTTTGTTTTTGACAAAACGGGTCATCGCAAGTATAATCCTGCGCCGTTGACAGTTGGATTGGAATTGTGGAGGACGACGTGTACGCAGTACTCAAGACGGGTGGAAAACAATATCGCGTCGCAGTCGGCGACAAGATCGAAGTTGAAAAACTGCCGAACGCGGTCGGCGATCAAGTGACGTTGACGAGCGTGTTGATGCTCGAACACGATGGCAATGTCACGGTCGGCAAACCGATGGTTACCGGCGCTGAAGTCGTCGCGAAAGTGGTTGGCGAAGGCAAGGGCGTCAAAGTGACGCACTTTGATTATCGCAACAAACATCGCCGCCGCAAGACGCTTGGACATCGGCAGGAATTCACACGCCTGGAAATTTCGGAAATCAAAGGGTAGAAGTTGGATGTTAGAAATTGGAAATTAGAAAATGGAGGTTGGAAATTGGATGTGAGATGAGATTCCAACTTCCAATTTCCGACCTCCGATTTCCGACCTCCAAAACGGAGTGATAAGATGGCACACAAAAAAGGTGGCGGCTCATCGCGCAATGGCCGCGATAGTAATGCGCAACGCTTGGGCGTCAAGCGCTATGATGGTGAGTATGTAAACGCCGGCTCGATTATCGTGCGCCAACGCGGCACGCACATTCGCCCGGGATTGAACGTGGGTCTCGGCAAAGACGATACGCTCTACGCGTTGATCGCCGGCACCGTCAAGTTCGAACCATTTAGCAAAGAGAAAAAGCAAGTTAGTATTCTGCCCAAGGCAGAGTAGGGTAGGTTAAAGTGAAAGACGCAATTCATCCTACGTGGTATCCCGATGCGGTTGTGACCTGCGCGTGTGGCAACGCGTGGCGCACCGCCTCTACGAAAAAAGAAATTCATACCGACGTGTGCAACAAGTGCCACCCGTTCTTCACGGGCGAACAACGCATCGTGGACACGGCGGGTCAGGTCGAGCGTTTTAACAAGCGCATGACGGCGAAAGAACAAATCGCCGCAACGCAAGCGACCGTCGAAGACAAGCGTGTAAAGAAAGATCGTCGTCGCGGACGCAAAGTTGAAAGCGCACCTCAGCCGGAAGCGCCAGCCGATTTACCGCTTGCCGTAGCGGGTGATGCGCCGCAAGCCCAAGACAAACCGGCGGAATAAGACACGTAAAGCGAAGAGACAGAGCAAAACCTCTGTCTCTTTTTTTGGCGACGACTCTGCCGAGCCATGCGAAGGTTGGCAACCTTCGCATGACTGAGTAACTTTTGACGAGGAGAAGCGGATGATGGACGCGACGGTTGAACGCGAACGGGTTCTGCGCTCACGAGGACACATCGAATTGATTTGCGGCTCGATGTTTTCCGGCAAGACCGAAGAATTGATTCGCCGCATTCGCCGCGCCGAGATCGCCAAACAACGCGTGCAAGTGTTCTCGCACCGGCTCGACACGCGTTACGGCGCAAGCCAGGTCGCTTCGCACAGCGGCGCAAACTGGAACGCGATCCCGGTGCAGGACGCGAGCCAGATTCCCTCGCAAATCGCGCCGGACACGACCGTCGTCGCGATTGACGAGGCGCAATTCTTCGACTGGAAAATCGCCGAAGTCGTCAACCTACTTGCCGATCGCGGAATTCGCGTCATCCTCGCCGGACTCGACATGGATTTTCGCGGCGAGCCGTTCGGTCCGATGCCGCTGTTGATGGCGCACGCCGAGCACGTGGATAAACTCTCCGCGATCTGCGTCGTGTGCGGTGATCCGGCGTCGCGCACGCAACGTCTCATCAACGGTTCGCCCGCCAAGTACGACGACCCGGTGATTCTCGTCGGCGCGAGCGAAGTGTACGAAGCGCGCTGCCGGCATTGCCATCAAGTGCCGGGACGAGACAAGGCGCAGAGCGCGAAATAGCGACGAAGGACGGATGACGGATGACGGATGACGGACGACCGGCAACCCAGGTCGGCTCGACGCAAACGTTTCGCGCGGACATCGTTGCGCTCATCGCGTATCTCGTCCTCGCGATCGTACTCACGTTTCCTCTCGTGTTGCATTTCACCACGCACGTTCCCGGCGACGGCGGCGACGATCCCGCGCTCGCGTGGAACTTGTGGTGGGTTCCGTACGCGATCATCAACCTGGGTCAGAGTCCCATCTACACCCAGCACATGTTTTATCCAATCGGGATCAACCTCGCGTTTTACACGCTCACGTACCTCAACGCCTTTCTTTCGATTCCACTGCAGTACGCCACGAACCTCGTCATCGCGACGAACGCGAATGTGTGGTTCTCGTTTGTCGTCGGCGGGTTGGGAACATATCTGCTGGTCAAATACCTGTTAGCCCAGTCAACAGTCAACAGTCAACAGTCAACAGTTGCCGCGTTCATTGCCGGCGCGTTGTACGCGTTCTCGGCGAACAAGATGCTGTACGTATCGCTCGGTCAGTTCAACATCGCGTCGTCGCATTGGATTCCGTACTATGTGCTGTTCCTGTTGAAATTGACCGCTGACCGCCGACGGACGACCGCCGAGACACTTCGATTTGGATTTCTTCTGGGACTGTTTCTTCTTTTCCAAGCATTGAGCGAATTTATCTACGCGTCGTTCCTCATCATCTTTACCGCGCTTTATCTCGTCTATCGTCTCATCGCGACACGCGGCAAACTAATTACCAATTACCAATTACTAATTACTTTTCTCGTCGCCGTCCTCACCTTCACCATCCCCATGTCCCCGATTCTCGCCGCGATGATCCAGGATATGCTCACCGAAGGCGATTTCATTCAACAGGGTCTTGGCTTTGCCGATGTGTTTTCGAGTGATGTGCTGGGATTTTTCGTACCGAGCAAACTCAATCCGATTTTGGGCGGCATTGAGCCGCAGATGAACTTTGCGTACACGAACTTTGCGTACCTGGGTTTCGTCGCGCTCGCGCTCGCGATTCTCGCGCTATGGAAGATTCCGCACGTGCGTATCTGGGGCGTGTTCGGCGCAATTTTTATTTTGATTTCACTCGGTCCCGCACTCGTGGTAAATGGTGCGCGTTTCGATCTGCCGATGCCGTTCGACATCCTGCTCGAAATTCCCTTCGTTAAAGGCAATCGCTATCCGAGTCGTTGGAGCGTGATGGTGACGCTCGCGCTCGCGGTGTTGGTGGGGTACGGAATTGCGCTCGCAAGTCAAAAGTTAAAAGCTAAAAGTCAAAAGTGGACGTTACTGTTTACTGTTAGCTGTTTACTGTTTACTTTATTTGAGCATCTCGCCGTTCTGCCGCTCTCCGATTTCCGCATCCCAGATGTCTACAAAACCATCGCGCAGGACAAGGGTGATTTCACGCTGCTCGAAATTCCACTGGCATGGCGCAACGGTTTTCGCATGACCGGCACGCTCGACCAAGCGATGATGTTCGCGCAGTGGTACCAGACCGCGCATCGCCGCCCGATCCTCGGCGGCAACACCTCGCGCAATCCGGAACTGAAATTCCAGTACTTTACTGAAGCGCCGGTGATTAGTTCGTTGATCTGGGCGGAAAACGGGCGCGACGTTGGTTATTTATGGTATGACGATAGCAAAATCTCACACGGTCTCGTCAGTTTCCTCGGTATTCGGTACATTGTATGGCATTCGCCGCGAGAGGAACAGAACCGCGCCGCTCTCGAAAACGCGCGGCAATATATCGAAAATGCGTTTCAGACGACAAAGATTTACGATTCGACAGATGAAACGGGGCAAACAATTGCGTATCGCGTGAAGCAAATACCCTGGTCACGGGGTGCAGATATTCGCCCCGACGACGAGTGGGCGCGTTTGCATTTTGCAGAGGGCTGGGGAACTCTACGGGGCACATCTGTTTGGGCATTGCGCCACGATGCGCGGATATTCTTTCGATTTGAGCAAGTCAAAGAAAATTACGTATTCAAAGTACGCGCATTTGCCCCAATGGCAAATCAAAAGCTAGTCGTGTTCGTTAATGGACTTGCTACTGGGCAAGTTGCCCTTCAACCGGGTTGGGGAGAATACGCGGTTGCAGTTCCTCCGGGCGCATTGCGCGTGGGGATTAATGAAATCATTTTGCATTTTGACACGCTTGCGCCGGTATCAACTATCCATGAAGGTGATTTTGCGGTCGGGACAACTACCTCGCCGGTTTCAATCGTTGCGTATAGCGCGGGGAGCGAGGTTGGCGATTTCGCGCACATCTACGTCAATGGCGTAGAGGCGTCGCCGAATTTGCGCGGTTACAATATTATTGTCATCAACGAAAAAACCGGTGCGGTCGAGTCGCGTGCGGCATTTGATACATTCACGTTACGAACCGAATCCGTAAGAATGGCACGATTCATCGCCGCGATTCCGAATGGCAGAATCGTTGCGGTTGCTGTACGCGATGAAGCGTCGCGTCATCTCACACCGGAAGCAGTTGAAGCGTTGCACTCAATTGGGGCAAGGGAAGATTTGCGTGACAAGTTTCGCTGGTCACACGCGATTATTGGTGTGAAAGGCGCTTCGAACGCGATGGAGTTGCTTGGCGCGACCATGCCCGCACAACTCGTCGTCGGCATCGGCGCGACCGAGCCGAATGTCGCGGCGGCAATCGAGTGGATTAAAATCGAAGATGCAAAATAAAAATCCCACTCTCTACTTGAACCCAAAATCCAGGTTTCTTGAAGAAACCTGGATTTTTTTTGGCTGACGGTCTTGCTTACAGGGGGGCGGGATTTTCTGCTTGTGCTTGTGCCAGAATCTCGTCAATCAATTCGAGGAGCGTCGTGTCGCGCAAGCCGGCGGATTTCTGCCGGAAAATCTTGATGCCGAGCGTATCGAGATGTTGCTGAATTTCGCCGCGACTCTCGACGGTGAACACGCCGACGCGGCACGGCTTGATCCATTCGGGCGGCGCATCGGGATGAATCGAAGCATCCTTGCTCAACATCCAGTACAACAATTTCAATCCGAGTTGCGCGTGCACTTTATCGAACCCCGTTTGCTGATAATGCTTGCGCCATTCGGGATCAATGCCGGGCGGCAAGCGAATGTCTACGATCACGCTGTCGTACTCTTTGACGCGCAACTGGTACAACGCCGAGGTCACATCCTCCGCGAGACTGAAATCGTACTTGCCGCTGAAAAAAAGCGGACCGACCAGGTTACGCAATTCAAAACGCGCGCTGTCTTCAATCCAAAGCACACTCGGTCGTTTGTTCATCGTCGTACCTCTGCCGATTCGGGCAAACAGAATGTCACCGTTGTGATGAATGGTTGATTGTAATAATCGCGATCATCCGGACGCACCCACCCAGGATTCGCGGGACGGCTCGCGACGTGCAGACTGCCGCGATTCGCTTCGGCGGTGCGTTTCGCATCGGTCAAGCCGATGCCGGTGCCCAACCGTCCGCGGTCCTTGGACCACTTGCCGCGATAGCCGAGTTGGAAAATCAAACCGTTATCAATTTCTTCTTGCGCGATGGGCACGCCCCAATTTTCAAACTCGATGCATGCGATTCCGTCGCGCGCGAACGCGCGTACCGTGACCCAGGGTGATTTGTAGCGATCGCGCCGCCACGAGTACTTGATCGCGTTGTGCAACAGATTCGCGAGCGCGCGCGTCACATCGCGCTCGATGCCTTCCACGCCCACATCGAAATCGCGTTCCTTGCGATGAATATCCACGCGCGAGGTGCGCGCAAATTCCGCCATCTGCGTGATGGTCTGCTCGACGAGCAGTTTGACCGACAAGCGTTTCTTTGGCTCGTGCGTGCGAATGTCGGCGGTGACAAAATCGCGCAACGAGCGGAGCGTCGCGTCCATCTGCACGATTGCCATGCGCGACATTAACACGTCGGCGAGACACGCGGTATTTTCGAGTTGCGCCGCGGCGCGGAGCACTTCTTTCACGAGTTCGCGCGGCAACGCGCCCGTCGTCATCGCGTGACACGTCACGGTGACTTGATGCGCGGCGGTGCGCAGCGCGGGCACGCGCATTTCGAACCCAGGAACCATTTCGCGCACCTGGCGCAGTGGCGCGATCTTGGTCGCGAGCGCGTCCCATTTCGCTTCGGGCAGCGCTTGGGCGCGACGCGATGCGTCGGAACCCTGGATCAGTTTGTCGAGCGTGCCGGCGAGTTGCTCGGCTTCCTTGATCAATTGTTCGTCCAAATCTTCGAGCGGAGTGCCGATCACTTCTTTGAGCGCACGCTGGCTCAATGCTTCCGCGACGCTGTCGAGCGTTTGTTGCGCCATCAACAATGTGCTGGTGTTCGCGTGCAGAATTCGACCGATGTCGAATGTGAGTTCTTCGACTTTGTTCTGGAGTTGCCCCTCGCGCTTTTGCGCTTCGTACTCGATGGTAATGTCTACGAGGCAACCGATATAGCCGACAATCGCGCGCGTCGCGGGATCGCGCAGGGGCTTGCAATAATCTTCGACGTAGAGATCGCGCGCGGCAACGCGTAGATGGATGATTTCTTTTTGCAGAAACGAGCCGCGTGCTTCGGCTTCGGCGGCTTTGCGGAGCAATTCGCCGCGCGTGTTGGCATCGGCGTAGAATTGTGCGAGACTCGCGTGCACGTCGCCGTCGAGCGGCAAGGCAAGCATGTCGCGCACGAGGCGGTTGCACGCGATAAACTGTCCATCCGTCGCGACGACGTACACGCCGATGGGCATATCGAGATAATGCAATTCGCGCGCGAGTTGCGCGGCGATTTCTTTCGCGTCCATAGAATTTTCTCCGGCGGAGATTATATCACAAACCCAAGTAGGGGCAAGGCATTCGCCAAATCTGCCACGGCTCAAGTCAGGTATTCTGTGGTGCGGACGGCTCGTCCGCACAAGCGGACAGGCTGCCCGCTCCACAGATTGGGCGTTTCCTCGCCGACCCACGCCACACGCGGCTTTGTCTAACACAAAAATGTTGTACGATTGCCTTGTCCTACGCGTCGCGTGAGTCGGGTACGATTTCGACCGGCAGTCCCGCACCCCAGCCATACTTGTCGCGTTCGAGTTGTTGCGCGCGTTGGTACGTCGCGCGATCACGTTCCGCGTCGAGTATGCGCGCGGTCGCGTCGAACGTGCGTGTACCGATGCGGACGCGGACGCGCGGGTTGTGGCGAATATTCTTGACCCACTGTGTGCGTTCGCGATGCTCGGCGAGAATGAAGAATTTATCGTCGAACGTCACGAACCATATTTCGATTTCGCGCGGCAAGCCGGTTTTGCGTCCGGTCGTCGTGAGGTAGAGGTATTGTTCGCGGGAAAAATCGGATTGTTCGATCATGGCGGTAACATTAACCGTGTGGGGTGATACTGTCAAGCCCCGACGTGTTGTTCATCCCCCCTTGACGCCAAACGTACAGTGGGTACAATGTGCGCGTGCGATTCATCCTCTACGCGCTAGGGTCGGCACTCTCCGCATCGCAAGACACGCGCCATCCATTCGTCTCAGAAAACCATCGCAACCTTCCACCCGTAATTCAAACAGACACACTTGACCAACACTAAAGTCAGATTTACTTTTGGAAATCATCGGTCAAGACCATTCAAGTCCTCGAGACCTGGAAGGTCTATGCTCAAGTCATTTTCTCAAGGTCTGGAGCACGTAAATTGGTATCGGTTATCCAAATTGTCCGTGCGGCAAAAGCAGAACCTGGGTTGCGCTTCACGGAGCAGCATAGGCGCGTGAGTTTGTAAAAACTCGCAAGAAGTGAGGCACGTATGATCTTCCTCTGGCAATGGATGTTGCCGGTGTTAATAGCGATCCCGCTCCTCGTCGGCTATTACGTGTGGATTCAACGCCGACGCTCCAAGTACGCGATTCGGTATTCGAGTCTCTCGCTCGTCAAAGACGCGCTAGATCAACAGAGCATGTGGCGGCGGCACATACCGCCTTTCTTTTTCCTGCTTGGCATCAGCGCGATGTTGTTCGCGCTCGCGCGTCCGTTTTCGGTCGTCACGCTGCCCAAACAAGAAGCGACCGTCATTCTCGCGATTGACGTGTCGGGCAGTATGCGCGCCGACGATCTGAAACCCAGCCGCATCGAAGCCGCCAAAGCTGCCGCCCGCGCGTTCATCAACAAGCAAGACCCCACGACACGCATCGGTATCGTCGCGTTTTCCGGCACCGCGTCGCTCGTGCAACCGCCGACGATTGATCGCGATGCCGTCCTCGCCGCGGTGGATCGTTTGTATTTGCAACGCGCGACCGCTATCGGGTACGGCATCCTCGTCTCGCTCGACGCGATTTTTGAAAATCCGGATATGCCGACTACCGCGTCGCAAGCCATCGTGACGCCCGCCGCGCCCATCGCGCCAAATGCGCCCCTGCCAACCCCCACGCCCGTTTCGCCGGGGCATCACGTGCCAGCCATCG encodes:
- the rplU gene encoding 50S ribosomal protein L21, yielding MEDDVYAVLKTGGKQYRVAVGDKIEVEKLPNAVGDQVTLTSVLMLEHDGNVTVGKPMVTGAEVVAKVVGEGKGVKVTHFDYRNKHRRRKTLGHRQEFTRLEISEIKG
- the rpmA gene encoding 50S ribosomal protein L27, translated to MAHKKGGGSSRNGRDSNAQRLGVKRYDGEYVNAGSIIVRQRGTHIRPGLNVGLGKDDTLYALIAGTVKFEPFSKEKKQVSILPKAE
- the rpmE gene encoding 50S ribosomal protein L31, with product MKDAIHPTWYPDAVVTCACGNAWRTASTKKEIHTDVCNKCHPFFTGEQRIVDTAGQVERFNKRMTAKEQIAATQATVEDKRVKKDRRRGRKVESAPQPEAPADLPLAVAGDAPQAQDKPAE
- a CDS encoding thymidine kinase encodes the protein MDATVERERVLRSRGHIELICGSMFSGKTEELIRRIRRAEIAKQRVQVFSHRLDTRYGASQVASHSGANWNAIPVQDASQIPSQIAPDTTVVAIDEAQFFDWKIAEVVNLLADRGIRVILAGLDMDFRGEPFGPMPLLMAHAEHVDKLSAICVVCGDPASRTQRLINGSPAKYDDPVILVGASEVYEARCRHCHQVPGRDKAQSAK
- a CDS encoding PAS domain-containing protein, giving the protein MDAKEIAAQLARELHYLDMPIGVYVVATDGQFIACNRLVRDMLALPLDGDVHASLAQFYADANTRGELLRKAAEAEARGSFLQKEIIHLRVAARDLYVEDYCKPLRDPATRAIVGYIGCLVDITIEYEAQKREGQLQNKVEELTFDIGRILHANTSTLLMAQQTLDSVAEALSQRALKEVIGTPLEDLDEQLIKEAEQLAGTLDKLIQGSDASRRAQALPEAKWDALATKIAPLRQVREMVPGFEMRVPALRTAAHQVTVTCHAMTTGALPRELVKEVLRAAAQLENTACLADVLMSRMAIVQMDATLRSLRDFVTADIRTHEPKKRLSVKLLVEQTITQMAEFARTSRVDIHRKERDFDVGVEGIERDVTRALANLLHNAIKYSWRRDRYKSPWVTVRAFARDGIACIEFENWGVPIAQEEIDNGLIFQLGYRGKWSKDRGRLGTGIGLTDAKRTAEANRGSLHVASRPANPGWVRPDDRDYYNQPFITTVTFCLPESAEVRR
- a CDS encoding nitroreductase family deazaflavin-dependent oxidoreductase, which encodes MIEQSDFSREQYLYLTTTGRKTGLPREIEIWFVTFDDKFFILAEHRERTQWVKNIRHNPRVRVRIGTRTFDATARILDAERDRATYQRAQQLERDKYGWGAGLPVEIVPDSRDA
- a CDS encoding VWA domain-containing protein; the encoded protein is MIFLWQWMLPVLIAIPLLVGYYVWIQRRRSKYAIRYSSLSLVKDALDQQSMWRRHIPPFFFLLGISAMLFALARPFSVVTLPKQEATVILAIDVSGSMRADDLKPSRIEAAKAAARAFINKQDPTTRIGIVAFSGTASLVQPPTIDRDAVLAAVDRLYLQRATAIGYGILVSLDAIFENPDMPTTASQAIVTPAAPIAPNAPLPTPTPVSPGHHVPAIVILLTDGQSNTGVPPLQAAEKAAQRGVRVYTIGAGTVQGATIQGPGSGGPGGFGGGGGGFRATLDEKTLRAVSEMTDGEYFHASNEDALVEIYQNLDTQLILRTERTEITSLFTAGAIALLLLGGTLSLFWFNRLP